A window from Pseudomonas frederiksbergensis encodes these proteins:
- a CDS encoding Ig-like domain repeat protein, with the protein MSVFNTPEPPVKARQIDLLPPLPKPGDIRVNSIDRLLISGFIPNLPADEGVHGGINRLAFLDGKDQPTALNVVIDPWLSMSEKDEWIIEAIYSPGSPITLASDTVNASQVDNRMFPTIQKNQLPDGVCDLVVGVRRISNIGGDYERSPALKVLIKTTLPGGPDPDEKEPYHQGLQPIQVEQDVLDSGLTKDYLDENRGLPVTIPAYENMRKNSSIFIVWGSRDIEFKVPLVTPAQVGQPIKYTIPASALKDLPPVNPLLLTYRLKDVVDNHSAADAPPIFFLFDPTLVLLEPPVIDKADGEQQLDLDALLGEDVETHIFSSKVSFVPGDVVDLSWRGVSAGGRQVPVDMQWKPEASSRSHTFMIPYDRVHLIARGFVKVDYRLTQAAKPTTPRYSRTTYAKMIGMPLKLAAPVVPEAKGGSVAVDTDPAHVIVKSQPGAIVLNDVVYIYWYVMTAIGIEDFYAASSPVSAEMVDKDIEFTVPKDHIEKWEGAKVLVEYTVRRKDTEDVGSETLVLEIGDITAQLLRPEVIDAKDDVLIPENVPNGAAVTIEPYPGMRALHIVRLDFIGANQQDSWSSPPIEVQPEMVGKDITRTVPFEKLLANRNNTVELVYTVTNPFTKTQRVSERRRLNIGSPIPNPDITIVKDGNGSDIPRNSQTFATRATLTGTAGVSVPVELRNHGVIVATPTSTAGKTWSHTLTTLAPGSYSFTVQNPGTNRPSAIWAFVVQEAQTPIIDSVKAGSSTIPNGGATYYQSNISISGSASPGHQIEIYDGATLLGSVPTTNTGSWTLLARNFSFGGHSITARTTDGSNKTSLAYTFTVQQGLSTDITNFHYGQFNGWTTGDAIRHRDLTFHFNHGQYVLNNYTYTNWSNGVLLYKTFYNLQPNVYYYFTIRIARFYPQYAPPHIRLRTDQSAGQDWHIHTANMSNLTIGFSSTTPQLTLYIDSLEVSGVGNDWDMAWIQVSKA; encoded by the coding sequence ATGAGCGTTTTCAACACACCCGAGCCCCCTGTCAAAGCACGGCAAATTGACCTGCTTCCACCGCTGCCAAAACCCGGCGATATCAGAGTCAATAGCATTGATCGGCTCTTGATATCCGGGTTTATCCCCAACCTGCCAGCGGATGAGGGCGTCCACGGCGGTATCAATCGACTCGCGTTCCTGGACGGAAAAGACCAGCCAACAGCGTTGAATGTGGTAATCGACCCATGGCTCAGCATGTCGGAAAAAGATGAATGGATAATTGAAGCGATCTACTCGCCGGGGAGCCCGATCACGCTTGCGAGCGACACTGTCAATGCCTCTCAAGTGGATAATCGGATGTTCCCGACCATCCAAAAGAATCAGTTGCCCGACGGCGTGTGCGATCTGGTGGTCGGCGTACGCAGGATCAGCAATATCGGGGGCGACTACGAACGCTCACCGGCACTGAAAGTACTGATCAAAACCACCCTGCCCGGCGGACCGGACCCGGATGAGAAGGAGCCTTACCATCAGGGGCTGCAACCCATCCAGGTAGAGCAGGATGTCCTGGACAGTGGCCTTACCAAGGACTATCTGGACGAAAACCGCGGGTTGCCCGTCACCATCCCTGCCTACGAGAACATGCGCAAGAACTCCAGCATTTTTATCGTGTGGGGAAGTAGAGATATAGAATTCAAGGTGCCCCTGGTTACTCCCGCCCAGGTTGGCCAGCCCATCAAGTACACGATTCCTGCAAGCGCCCTCAAGGACCTGCCCCCCGTAAATCCTTTGCTGCTCACTTATCGCCTTAAGGATGTGGTGGACAATCACAGCGCTGCCGATGCGCCTCCGATCTTCTTCCTGTTCGACCCCACGCTCGTGCTACTCGAACCCCCCGTTATCGACAAGGCGGATGGCGAACAACAGCTCGACCTTGATGCACTGCTGGGGGAGGACGTCGAAACACATATCTTCTCCTCCAAAGTCAGTTTTGTACCTGGGGACGTGGTGGATCTGAGCTGGCGCGGCGTCAGCGCTGGTGGCCGTCAGGTGCCCGTGGATATGCAATGGAAACCCGAAGCGTCGAGCCGTTCGCACACGTTCATGATTCCCTATGACCGGGTCCACCTGATCGCTCGGGGTTTCGTCAAAGTTGACTATAGACTGACCCAAGCCGCCAAACCCACCACCCCGCGCTACTCACGCACGACCTACGCCAAGATGATCGGCATGCCCCTGAAGCTGGCTGCACCTGTGGTGCCTGAAGCCAAAGGGGGGTCTGTCGCGGTAGACACCGACCCGGCCCACGTGATCGTGAAAAGCCAGCCAGGGGCCATCGTTCTCAACGATGTCGTTTACATTTACTGGTACGTCATGACGGCGATAGGCATAGAGGATTTCTACGCGGCGTCCAGCCCAGTCAGCGCGGAGATGGTGGACAAGGACATCGAGTTCACCGTCCCCAAAGACCATATTGAAAAATGGGAAGGGGCCAAGGTACTGGTCGAGTACACCGTCCGCCGCAAAGACACTGAAGACGTGGGTTCCGAAACCCTGGTGCTGGAAATCGGCGACATCACGGCCCAATTGCTGCGACCGGAAGTCATCGATGCGAAAGACGATGTGTTGATCCCGGAAAATGTACCCAACGGTGCAGCGGTCACCATCGAGCCTTATCCCGGCATGCGTGCCCTGCACATCGTCAGGCTCGACTTCATTGGGGCCAACCAGCAGGACTCCTGGTCGTCACCGCCGATAGAGGTGCAGCCTGAAATGGTGGGCAAAGACATTACGCGAACCGTGCCCTTCGAGAAACTGCTGGCCAATCGAAACAACACCGTCGAGCTGGTCTATACCGTCACCAACCCCTTTACCAAAACCCAACGGGTTTCGGAACGGCGGCGATTGAACATCGGCTCACCGATTCCGAACCCGGACATCACGATAGTCAAGGACGGCAATGGCAGCGATATCCCCCGCAACAGCCAGACATTTGCCACCCGGGCAACGCTGACGGGCACTGCTGGAGTGAGTGTCCCCGTAGAACTGCGCAACCATGGCGTGATCGTGGCCACACCAACCTCCACCGCAGGGAAAACCTGGTCACACACCCTCACCACCCTGGCGCCGGGCTCGTACAGTTTCACCGTGCAGAACCCCGGCACAAACCGGCCCTCCGCCATCTGGGCCTTTGTTGTGCAGGAAGCGCAGACGCCCATCATCGACTCGGTGAAGGCTGGCAGCTCGACGATCCCGAACGGTGGTGCGACTTACTACCAGAGCAATATCAGCATCAGCGGCTCGGCCTCACCAGGACATCAGATCGAAATCTACGATGGCGCCACCCTGCTGGGATCGGTCCCGACCACCAATACCGGAAGCTGGACCCTCCTAGCGCGCAACTTCTCGTTCGGCGGTCATTCCATTACCGCACGGACCACCGATGGCAGTAATAAAACCTCACTCGCCTACACCTTCACTGTGCAACAGGGGCTATCGACCGATATCACCAATTTCCACTATGGCCAATTCAATGGCTGGACCACGGGCGATGCCATTCGGCACCGGGACCTGACCTTTCATTTCAATCATGGGCAATACGTACTCAATAACTACACCTATACCAACTGGTCCAACGGAGTCTTGCTATACAAGACGTTCTACAACTTGCAACCCAATGTGTACTACTACTTCACTATTCGGATAGCACGTTTCTATCCTCAATACGCGCCACCACACATTAGGCTTCGCACCGACCAGTCAGCGGGTCAGGACTGGCACATTCACACTGCAAACATGTCTAACTTGACGATCGGTTTCAGCTCAACCACTCCACAGTTGACGTTGTACATCGATAGCCTTGAGGTCAGCGGTGTGGGTAACGATTGGGATATGGCGTGGATTCAGGTGAGTAAAGCTTAA